Proteins encoded within one genomic window of Petrotoga sp. 9PWA.NaAc.5.4:
- a CDS encoding carbohydrate ABC transporter permease has protein sequence MKKSKLLTWIAIIIIVIYVFPIFWMIISSFKSDLEILTQKVFPSKLNFGNYTYIFKQSGVLNWLLNSTFVSLISTFGVVIITVLAAYSLGRLKYPGNKFLFYITLAGIMIPLQAIMIPRYLLLRDLNLLNKYWGLIIPYMVNPMFVLIVSQFFKGIPNEFEEAARIDGAGELYILFRIMVPLAKPSLVAIAVFSFVSTWNDFLWPLIVMTDQKMYTLPVGLATFYGSYTMKYGVTMAGNVIAALPIFIFFMIFQEQLIQGLTVGGLKE, from the coding sequence TTGAAAAAGTCTAAATTACTTACTTGGATTGCTATTATTATTATAGTTATATATGTTTTCCCAATATTTTGGATGATCATTTCTTCTTTTAAAAGTGACTTAGAAATACTTACTCAAAAAGTTTTCCCTTCAAAATTAAATTTTGGAAATTATACTTATATTTTTAAGCAATCCGGTGTTTTAAACTGGCTTTTAAATAGTACTTTCGTTTCTTTAATTTCAACTTTTGGAGTTGTTATTATAACAGTTTTAGCAGCTTATTCTTTAGGAAGATTAAAATATCCAGGAAATAAGTTCTTATTTTATATTACTTTAGCAGGTATTATGATACCCCTACAGGCTATTATGATACCAAGATACTTGCTTTTAAGAGATTTGAATCTTTTAAATAAGTATTGGGGGCTTATTATTCCTTATATGGTAAATCCTATGTTCGTTTTGATTGTATCTCAGTTTTTCAAAGGCATTCCCAACGAGTTTGAAGAAGCAGCTCGGATTGATGGAGCTGGTGAATTGTATATTCTGTTTCGAATAATGGTTCCATTAGCTAAGCCATCTTTAGTTGCTATAGCTGTTTTCAGTTTTGTAAGTACGTGGAACGATTTTTTGTGGCCTTTAATAGTTATGACTGATCAAAAAATGTACACTTTACCGGTAGGCTTGGCAACTTTTTATGGTTCATATACTATGAAATATGGGGTTACAATGGCAGGAAATGTAATTGCAGCTCTCCCCATTTTTATCTTCTTCATGATCTTTCAAGAACAGCTTATACAAGGATTAACTGTTGGAGGACTAAAAGAGTAA
- a CDS encoding carbohydrate ABC transporter permease: protein MKKRTLSGYLLFTPFGLLYALFLIYPLIQGFRMAFYEWDLFSEPKFIGFENFLTMFNDSTFWSSLWNTIYFVILTVPFLVILGFLIALLLNAKIYFRRIFRVMFFFPYILSITIVCSTWAFLYQPQFGIISKIFRAIGINYTGWLTNPNTAMPAIALTTIWWTLGFNVILYLAGLQEISPTIYEAATIDGANSFQKTFFITLPLLKRTHALVLVLQTIASLQIFGQVYIMTGGGPYGKTRVLIQYIYDQGFRYFKMGYAQAMALFFFVIMFIVGIIQFRLTLGGGSDKS from the coding sequence ATGAAAAAAAGGACTTTGAGTGGCTATCTATTATTTACCCCTTTCGGTCTTTTGTATGCATTATTTTTAATTTATCCGCTTATACAAGGTTTTAGAATGGCGTTTTATGAATGGGATTTGTTTAGTGAGCCAAAATTTATAGGTTTCGAAAATTTCTTGACAATGTTTAATGATTCAACTTTTTGGAGTTCTTTATGGAATACGATTTATTTCGTAATTTTAACGGTTCCTTTTTTGGTTATATTGGGTTTTTTGATAGCTCTTTTATTGAATGCAAAAATTTATTTTAGAAGGATTTTTAGAGTTATGTTTTTCTTTCCATATATACTATCAATTACAATAGTGTGCAGTACGTGGGCTTTTCTGTATCAACCCCAGTTTGGTATAATTTCTAAGATATTTAGGGCAATTGGGATTAATTATACAGGATGGCTTACCAATCCTAATACTGCTATGCCTGCTATAGCTTTAACTACTATCTGGTGGACTTTAGGTTTTAACGTGATTTTGTATTTGGCAGGTTTACAGGAAATTTCTCCTACAATATATGAAGCTGCAACAATAGATGGAGCTAATTCTTTTCAGAAAACTTTTTTTATTACTTTGCCTTTATTAAAAAGAACGCATGCTTTGGTTTTAGTTTTACAAACAATAGCTTCTTTACAAATATTTGGTCAAGTTTATATTATGACTGGTGGAGGTCCATATGGTAAAACTCGGGTTTTGATTCAATACATATATGATCAAGGGTTTAGATACTTCAAAATGGGATATGCTCAAGCTATGGCTTTGTTTTTCTTTGTAATTATGTTTATAGTAGGAATTATTCAATTTAGATTAACTCTTGGTGGAGGAAGTGATAAAAGTTGA
- a CDS encoding ABC transporter substrate-binding protein, which yields MKTKLSVLLIGLMFIVSIFGFTKPVEITFWTLFSGGEGYIMTNLIDQFNKEQNQIFVSQQPLDWGQYYNKLLASMVGGNPPDLAIMHRSSLVDYVERGTILPLDKYVSNNIKTDYLENIIQAATFSGQIYALPLDTHPLVLYYNKSVLREAGLVDSKGEVLLPKTFEEFYNFCKQIKEKTGKYGMVIEDANGLGERLWLTIYRNLGGKLEDSDGNFFIDKTIAEKTYKEILKFYEEGLTTYVNYDTARALLISGQAGFNFDGVWAIASFEDMGVLQEIGVMPVPPFSFSEKAYVWGDSHTLIIPKAPKMNEDKVKAAVTFAEWLVNHSYEWAKAGHLPVVKSVAESAEFLALPLREDFVVSAERAFVPEVRGWKEIQDKLLELCQGVILGKITPQKAAEDLVKTVNQVVK from the coding sequence ATGAAAACTAAGCTTTCAGTTTTATTGATTGGTTTAATGTTTATTGTTTCAATATTTGGCTTTACTAAACCTGTAGAAATAACGTTTTGGACTCTTTTCAGTGGTGGAGAAGGATACATTATGACTAATCTTATTGATCAATTTAACAAGGAGCAAAACCAAATTTTTGTTAGTCAACAACCTCTTGATTGGGGACAATATTATAACAAACTTTTGGCGTCTATGGTAGGAGGAAATCCTCCGGATCTTGCTATTATGCATCGCTCTTCTTTAGTTGATTATGTTGAAAGAGGAACTATATTACCATTGGATAAGTATGTTTCTAATAACATAAAAACAGATTATTTAGAAAATATAATTCAAGCAGCCACTTTCAGCGGTCAAATATATGCTTTGCCTTTAGATACACACCCATTAGTTTTATATTATAATAAGAGTGTGCTTCGAGAAGCTGGATTAGTGGATTCAAAAGGGGAAGTACTACTTCCAAAAACATTTGAAGAATTTTATAATTTTTGTAAACAAATTAAAGAAAAGACGGGAAAATATGGAATGGTTATAGAAGATGCTAATGGCTTGGGAGAAAGACTTTGGCTAACTATTTATAGAAATTTGGGCGGAAAATTGGAAGATTCAGATGGGAATTTCTTTATTGACAAAACAATAGCAGAAAAAACATATAAAGAAATATTAAAGTTTTACGAAGAAGGATTAACAACTTATGTAAATTATGATACAGCAAGAGCTCTTTTGATAAGTGGTCAAGCAGGATTTAATTTTGATGGAGTATGGGCTATAGCGTCTTTTGAAGATATGGGAGTTTTACAGGAAATTGGAGTTATGCCTGTTCCACCTTTTTCTTTTAGTGAAAAAGCGTATGTTTGGGGAGATTCTCATACCTTGATAATACCTAAGGCTCCAAAAATGAATGAAGATAAAGTTAAAGCTGCTGTTACATTTGCTGAATGGTTAGTGAATCATTCATATGAATGGGCTAAAGCGGGACACCTTCCCGTTGTTAAGAGTGTGGCAGAGTCAGCGGAATTTTTAGCTTTGCCTCTAAGGGAAGATTTTGTAGTTTCTGCTGAAAGAGCTTTTGTGCCAGAAGTTAGAGGATGGAAAGAAATACAAGATAAGTTACTAGAGCTTTGTCAAGGTGTGATTTTAGGTAAGATTACACCACAAAAAGCTGCTGAAGATCTTGTTAAAACTGTTAATCAAGTAGTAAAATGA